CCCTGACACCCTCGGCGTGACGGCCGGCTCCTACCTGGCTGTGACCGTGATCGCCGCATTCGGCATCGCTCTGCCGATCTGGGCATCGGGGACCGTGGCCTTCATCGGTGGTCTGGTCGGCGCGATGATCGTGCTCGGCCTTGCCGGCGGCGCGGCATCCTCGACCACACGGCTCGTGCTCGCAGGTTCTGCACTGGCGATGGCGTTCCAAGCCGGGTCATCCACGCTGCTCATCCTCTTCTCGGAGGAGACCAAGGGACTGCTGGCCTGGGGCAGCGGTTCGCTGACGCAGCTGAACCTGAACGCCTTCCTGCAGGCGGCGCCGGTCGTCGTGCTCGTGCTGGCGGCCTCTCTGCTGCTCGCCCGTCGATTCGACGTGCTCGCCCTCGGTGACGACACCGCCTCGTCCCTCGGCATCCCGATCCGTTCGACGCGGGCCATCGGCATCCTCTTCGCCGTCGCGTTGACCGCCGTCTCCGTGACGCTCGCCGGTCCGCTCGGCTTCGTCGGTCTGTGCGCCCCCGTGCTCGCACGACTGCTCACCCGGGTCGTTCCCGGCCTCAGCCGGCACATCTTCCTCCTGCCGGCATCCGGTCTCCTCGGCGCTCTCGTCGTGATCCTGTCGGATGCCGTCCTTCGGGCCATCCTCGGCGCGGAGCAGGCGATCAGCATTCCGACTGGTGTCGCCACCACCTTGCTGGGCGCGCTCGTGCTCGTGCTGATGGCGCGGCGCCTGCGCGATGCCGGACCCACCAGGGAGCCCCCGAAGGTGCGCTTCGGCGTGCGCAGCGTGGCCCGGTTCCGGCTCGTCATGGTGTTCGCGGGGGCCGGGGTCGTGGCCATCGGCATGATCGGGTTGCTGCTCGGCCACACCGCGCTGCTCACCGGGGACGTGATGCTGTGGCTGCAGGGTCAGGCTCCTCCGCAGATCGCCTTCGCGCTCTCCGAACGAGCGCCGCGCGTCGCGGCGGCGATGTGCGCCGGTGCTGCCCTCGCACTCGCCGGAACGCTGATCCAGGCCGTCAGCCGCAACCCGTTGGCCGACCCCGGCATCCTCGGTGTCACCGGAGGTGCGGGCCTCGGCGCAGTGATCGTCGTGACCAGCGCTGTCGCCTCGACGGCGGGGATGATCGCGGCAGCGGTCGTCGGCGCGCTGCTCGCCTTCGCGCTGGTGTACCTGCTCGCCTGGCGTGGCGGACTGAACGCCGACCGCTTCATCCTCATCGGCATCGGCATCTCCTACGGCGCCTCGGCGCTGACCACGTTCCTGCTGCTGCGCGCCAACCCGTGGGACACCCCGAAGATCTACACCTGGCTCTCCGGCACGACGTACGGGCGGATCTGGGAACAGGTCATCCCCGTCGCGATCGTGCTGGTCATCGCCGTGCCGCTCGCGTTCGCGGTGCGCCGTGAGGCGGACGTGCTTGCGCTGGATGAGGACACCCCTCGCCTGATCGGCATCGGCGTGGAGCGCACGCGCATGATCCTGCTCGTCGCGGCGGCTGTGCTGGCGGCGCTCAGCGTGACCGCGGTCGGTGTGATCGGCTTCGTCGGACTCGTCGCCCCGCACGCGGCACGTGCACTGGTCGGCTCCCGTCACACTCGGGTGATCCCGGTCGCGGTGCTGCTCGGGGCGCTGCTGGTGGGCGTGGCCGACACGATCGGCCGCACGATCATCGCGCCCGAGCAACTGCCGGCAGGTCTCGTCGTCGCGCTGCTGGGGGCGCCGTACTTCGTCTGGCTGCTCTGGCGGTCGCGGGACACCTGAGTCAGAGCACCAGGCGGTAACCCATCCCCGACTCTGTCAGCAGATGCTCCGGCGCAGCAGGTGACGCCTCGAGTTTCTTGCGCAGCTGCGACATGTACAACCTCAGGTAACCCGAATCCGACACCTGTTCGCTGCCCCAGATCCCCTTCAGCAGATCTTGGCGAGTGACGAGTGCGCCGGGGTTGCGGGCGAGGTGCTCCAGCATCCGCCACTCGGTCGGTGTGAGGTGCACCCGAGAGCCTGCGCGCGTCACGGCCTTCGCGGCCAGATCGATCACGACGTCCGCGAAGCGCACGGTCGATTCGCCGGTCGTCGGCGCTGCACGGCGGGACAGTGCGCGCAGCCGGGCGAGCAGCTCGTCGACTTGGAAGGGCTTCGTGACGAAGTCATCCGCGCCGGCATCCAGGGCCTCGACCTTGTCCGCGGATCCGGTACGTCCGGATATGACGATGATGGGTGCCGTCGTCCAGCCGCGGAGGGCGTGGATCACCTCGATGCCGTCGAGCCGCGGCATTCCGAGATCGAGCAGGATGATGTCTGGATGCGTCTGCGCGGCTGCGGCGATCGCGGCGGCGCCGTCAGCGGCGGCGACCACGTCGTAGCCGTGCGCGGAAAGCGTGATCCGGAGGGCGCGCACCATCTGCGGGTCGTCGTCGGCGATGAGGAGCTTCACTCCGCCTCCTGGTTGTCGGACGTTCCCGCAGCGAGGGGCAGGGAGATGACCATCGTGAGGCCGCCACCTGGGGTGTCCTCCGGAGTCAGGCTACCGCCCATTCCCTCCGTGAACCCCTTCGAAAGCGCGAGGCCGAGTCCGAGACCGGTGGTGTTGTCGGTGTCTCCGTAGCGCTGGAACGGCTGGAAGATGGCGTTCTGGCGTTCTGGCGGAACCCCGGCTCCTCGATCGATGATGCGCAGCTCGGCCCGGTCGCCCAGACGACTCGTCGAGACGATCACGTGCTGGTCCGGTGGCGAATGCCGGAACGCGTTGGTCAGCAGATTCACGAGCACCCGTTGCAGCAGCACCGGATCCGCCTGCAGCGGCGGGAGAGCGGGGTCGAGCGCGAGCTCGATGTCGGAGGGGCCGAGCGAGAGCTCATCGAGGGCGGCCAGGATGCTGCCGGCGGCATCCACGCGCGTGGCGGAGACCGCCAGGACGCCGGCCTCCACCCGGCTCACGTCGAGAAGGTCGGTGACGAGAGTCGACAGGGCCGCCAGACTCTCATCTGCCGTGGCGAGGAGCTCATCGCGATCGGATGCCGAGAGCCGATGGGATCCGCGCAGTCCACCGATGGCGGCGACGGCGGCGGCCAGTGGGCGACGGACGTCATGGCTCAGGGCGGACAGCAGTGCGCTGCGCACCTGATCCGTTTCGGCGAGTGCCTCGGCCGCTCGTGCGGTCGCGCTGAGATCGGTGTGCTCGATGGCTGCCGACAACTGCGCCACGATCACATCCAGCAGCCTGCGGGACGGAGTGTCGAGGGGGCCGCCGTGCAGTTCCAGGAACGCACGGGGCTCACCGTTGGCTCCGCGACCGACCGGAATCGTGGTCGCGCGGCCGTCGCGCAGGGGCTCCCCGTCTCTCGCAAGGACCTCGCCGTCAGGTGCGACGAGGCGCACGCCGGACAGGGCGAACGCCTCTCTGGTGCGTGTGACGATGGCGAGCACCGCGCTGTCGCCGCGCAGCACGTTGCCGGCGATGGAGGCGAGCAGCTCTGCTTCAGCTGTCGCGCGTTGCGCGGAGCGTGCGCGGCGAGCGGCCTGGTCGACGATCAGGCTGACCAGGATGGCGATGATGACGTAGAGCGCGAGGGCGATCGCGTGCAGAGGGTGCGCGACGGTCACGGTGTACAGCGGGGCGACGAACAGGAAGTCCAGCGTTATCCCGGAGAGCACAGCGGCGAAGAGCGCGGGGCGCAGGCCGCCGATGAGCGCGACCACGACCACGAGCAGCTGATACGACAGCACGTCGGAGGTGATCGACTCAGGGGTGCGCAGCGTGATCAGCAGCCACGACAGCAGCGGACCGCCGACGAGCGCCACCACGAAGCCGAGCACCTGGCGGCGCCACCCGAGTGCCCCACCGGTGATCCGAGGCAGGGCGGTGCGACCACCGGCGTGGGCGTGCGTGACGATGTGCACATCGATGTCGCCTGAGCGTCTGATGACCTCGGCGCCGATGCCGGGGCCGGTGAGCATCGTGGCCAGACGTCCTCGGCGGCTCACGCCGATCACGAGCTGCGTGGCATCGACGGATTGCGCGAACTCGACCAGCGTCTCGGGCACATCATCGCCGATGACCTGGTGGTAGCTGCCGCCGAGCGACTCCACCAGCGCGCGCTGCGCCGTCAGCGCCCCCGGCGCCTCTGTACGCAGGCCGTCCTGTGTGGACACGTGCACGCCGAGCAGTTCGCCTCCCGCAGAGCGCGCGGCGATCCGTGCGCCGCGTCGCAGCAGCGTCTCGCCCTCCGCGCCGCCCGTGAGGGCGACGACGACACGTTCCCTGGCCTGCCAGGCCCCCTCGATGCCCTGTTCCGCGCGATAGCTGCGCAGCGCGCTGTCGACCTCGTCGGCGAGCCACAGCAGTGCGAGTTCCCGGAGCGCCGTGAGGTTGCCGAGCCGGAAGTAGTTCGACAGCGCGGCGTCGACGCGTTCGGCGGGGTATACCAGGCCGGCTGCCAGACGATCGCGAAGCGATTGCGGTGCGAGGTCGATGACTTCGATCTCGTCGGCGGCGCGCACGACGGCATCCGGAATCGTCTCCTGCTGGGCGATCCCGGTGATCTTCTCCACGACGGCGTTGAGCGATTCGACGTGCTGCACGTTGACGGTCGTGATGACATCGATGCCGGCGTCGAGGAGGACCTGGACGTCCTCCCAGCGCTTGCGATGCGCTGAGCCGGGGATGTTGGTGTGTGCGAGCTCGT
The DNA window shown above is from Microbacterium murale and carries:
- a CDS encoding ATP-binding protein — its product is MPRRGRLRVLLGAAPGVGKTFEMLDEGRRLLDEGRDVVIAIVETHERAATLAQTVGLPEVPRRGDRHRGVALTELDLEAVLARAPEIALVDELAHTNIPGSAHRKRWEDVQVLLDAGIDVITTVNVQHVESLNAVVEKITGIAQQETIPDAVVRAADEIEVIDLAPQSLRDRLAAGLVYPAERVDAALSNYFRLGNLTALRELALLWLADEVDSALRSYRAEQGIEGAWQARERVVVALTGGAEGETLLRRGARIAARSAGGELLGVHVSTQDGLRTEAPGALTAQRALVESLGGSYHQVIGDDVPETLVEFAQSVDATQLVIGVSRRGRLATMLTGPGIGAEVIRRSGDIDVHIVTHAHAGGRTALPRITGGALGWRRQVLGFVVALVGGPLLSWLLITLRTPESITSDVLSYQLLVVVVALIGGLRPALFAAVLSGITLDFLFVAPLYTVTVAHPLHAIALALYVIIAILVSLIVDQAARRARSAQRATAEAELLASIAGNVLRGDSAVLAIVTRTREAFALSGVRLVAPDGEVLARDGEPLRDGRATTIPVGRGANGEPRAFLELHGGPLDTPSRRLLDVIVAQLSAAIEHTDLSATARAAEALAETDQVRSALLSALSHDVRRPLAAAVAAIGGLRGSHRLSASDRDELLATADESLAALSTLVTDLLDVSRVEAGVLAVSATRVDAAGSILAALDELSLGPSDIELALDPALPPLQADPVLLQRVLVNLLTNAFRHSPPDQHVIVSTSRLGDRAELRIIDRGAGVPPERQNAIFQPFQRYGDTDNTTGLGLGLALSKGFTEGMGGSLTPEDTPGGGLTMVISLPLAAGTSDNQEAE
- a CDS encoding iron ABC transporter permease, with amino-acid sequence MTLAETRGTPTEAPAAPVRRAARLGAVGALVALAALLVLASVWHLTQGTSGAVFADETVLWGSRIPRLAAGVTVGVALGIAGTLLQSLSRNALASPDTLGVTAGSYLAVTVIAAFGIALPIWASGTVAFIGGLVGAMIVLGLAGGAASSTTRLVLAGSALAMAFQAGSSTLLILFSEETKGLLAWGSGSLTQLNLNAFLQAAPVVVLVLAASLLLARRFDVLALGDDTASSLGIPIRSTRAIGILFAVALTAVSVTLAGPLGFVGLCAPVLARLLTRVVPGLSRHIFLLPASGLLGALVVILSDAVLRAILGAEQAISIPTGVATTLLGALVLVLMARRLRDAGPTREPPKVRFGVRSVARFRLVMVFAGAGVVAIGMIGLLLGHTALLTGDVMLWLQGQAPPQIAFALSERAPRVAAAMCAGAALALAGTLIQAVSRNPLADPGILGVTGGAGLGAVIVVTSAVASTAGMIAAAVVGALLAFALVYLLAWRGGLNADRFILIGIGISYGASALTTFLLLRANPWDTPKIYTWLSGTTYGRIWEQVIPVAIVLVIAVPLAFAVRREADVLALDEDTPRLIGIGVERTRMILLVAAAVLAALSVTAVGVIGFVGLVAPHAARALVGSRHTRVIPVAVLLGALLVGVADTIGRTIIAPEQLPAGLVVALLGAPYFVWLLWRSRDT
- a CDS encoding response regulator, with amino-acid sequence MKLLIADDDPQMVRALRITLSAHGYDVVAAADGAAAIAAAAQTHPDIILLDLGMPRLDGIEVIHALRGWTTAPIIVISGRTGSADKVEALDAGADDFVTKPFQVDELLARLRALSRRAAPTTGESTVRFADVVIDLAAKAVTRAGSRVHLTPTEWRMLEHLARNPGALVTRQDLLKGIWGSEQVSDSGYLRLYMSQLRKKLEASPAAPEHLLTESGMGYRLVL